In one Nicotiana tomentosiformis chromosome 6, ASM39032v3, whole genome shotgun sequence genomic region, the following are encoded:
- the LOC104098417 gene encoding protein indeterminate-domain 7 isoform X1, whose amino-acid sequence MMNIHQKQQHVHIVEENMSNLTSASGEASISASSNMNDTTTGGIFIPQNQNPHHQQQIKKKRNQAGNPDPEAEVIALSPKTLLATNRFFCEICNKGFKRDQNLQLHRRGHNLPWKLKQRTNKEVIRKKVYVCPERSCVHHDASRALGDLTGIKKHFSRKHGEKKWKCEKCSKRYAVQSDCKAHSKTCGTREYRCECGTLFSRRDSFITHRAFCDTLAVESARSAITGGNPIISFPSQAAGSSSTSHMNQLQFQTPQYFNSHEFPASAAFSMKKEQPSHDFNVLRHYTEIPQWLMTCQPFVGAGPGPPSSPAGFSSSVFQATRLDQEYTQSHQDLTSTDFHDNPNPNFGGEAAVSPHISATALLQKAAELGATMSNKASASVSASSPAHSTGPAAILMRQSPHQTHVSVTTDSAAAAGSKQIDQFGLNLSAREFELTNSTGLINTLGNSYGNKVAAATVPSFSFANAAGFEGSTFVDAFGGFGTLNSKKDNDFNGTTLSETTSGINEDIMTKDFLGLRPLSHNDIFNIAGLVNTTSSSEHDQFQNHKTWQS is encoded by the exons ATGATGAATATTCATCAAAAGCAACAACATGTTCATATAGTAGAGGAAAACATGTCCAATTTAACTTCTGCATCTGGTGAAGCAAGTATATCAGCTTCTTCCAACATGAATGATACTACTACTGGAGGCATTTTCATTCCCCAGAATCAAAATCCACACCACCAACAACAAATCAAGAAAAAGAGAAACCAAGCAGGCAATCCAG ATCCTGAAGCAGAAGTGATAGCTTTGTCACCCAAGACACTACTGGCAACCAATAGATTCTTTTGTGAAATCTGCAACAAAGGTTTTAAAAGAGATCAGAATCTGCAACTCCATAGAAGAGGGCACAATTTGCCGTGGAAGCTAAAGCAAAGAACAAATAAGGAAGTGATTAGAAAGAAGGTTTATGTTTGTCCAGAGCGCAGCTGTGTGCACCATGACGCATCTAGGGCATTAGGTGACTTAACTGGAATCAAGAAACACTTTAGCAGAAAGCATGGTGAGAAGAAGTGGAAATGTGAGAAATGTTCAAAGCGTTATGCAGTTCAATCTGACTGCAAAGCTCACTCCAAAACCTGTGGCACTAGAGAATACAGATGTGAATGTGGTACCCTTTTTTCAAG ACGGGATAGTTTCATCACACACAGAGCTTTCTGCGATACTTTAGCAGTGGAGAGTGCAAGATCAGCAATAACTGGAGGAAATCCAATAATTAGTTTCCCATCCCAAGCAGCTGGTAGTAGTTCAACATCTCATATGAATCAGCTCCAGTTTCAAACACCTCAGTATTTTAACAGCCATGAATTCCCAGCTTCTGCGGCATTTTCCATGAAAAAGGAGCAGCCAAGTCATGATTTCAATGTTCTAAGACATTATACTGAGATTCCTCAATGGCTAATGACATGCCAACCATTTGTTGGAGCTGGTCCTGGCCCACCCTCATCACCTGCTGGCTTTAGCTCATCAGTATTCCAAGCCACTAGGTTAGATCAAGAATACACGCAGAGCCACCAAGATTTAACGTCAACTGATTTCCATGACAACCCAAACCCTAATTTTGGAG GAGAAGCAGCGGTCTCCCCACACATTTCTGCGACTGCATTGCTGCAGAAAGCAGCTGAGTTGGGTGCTACAATGAGTAACAAAGCAAGTGCATCTGTCTCTGCATCATCTCCTGCACACAGTACAGGCCCAGCTGCCATTCTGATGAGACAATCACCCCACCAAACTCACGTGTCTGTTACTACTGATTCTGCAGCAGCTGCAGGTAGCAAACAAATTGATCAGTTTGGACTCAATTTGTCCGCACGTGAATTTGAGCTGACAAATAGTACTGGCCTTATCAATACCTTAGGCAATTCATACGGGAATAAAGTTGCTGCAGCTACAGTACCATCTTTTTCTTTTGCTAATGCTGCTGGTTTTGAAGGGTCAACGTTTGTAGATGCATTTGGTGGCTTTGGTACTTTGAATTCAAAGAAAGATAATGACTTCAACGGAACTACACTCTCAGAAACAACCAGTGGCATTAATGAGGATATTATGACCAAGGATTTCTTGGGTTTAAGACCTCTCTCTCACAACGATATTTTTAATATAGCTGGTCTAGTTAATACTACTTCTAGTAGTGAACATGATCagtttcaaaatcataaaacatGGCAAAGTTAG
- the LOC104098417 gene encoding protein indeterminate-domain 7 isoform X2 — protein MMNIHQKQQHVHIVEENMSNLTSASGEASISASSNMNDTTTGGIFIPQNQNPHHQQQIKKKRNQAGNPDPEAEVIALSPKTLLATNRFFCEICNKGFKRDQNLQLHRRGHNLPWKLKQRTNKEVIRKKVYVCPERSCVHHDASRALGDLTGIKKHFSRKHGEKKWKCEKCSKRYAVQSDCKAHSKTCGTREYRCECGTLFSRRDSFITHRAFCDTLAVESARSAITGGNPIISFPSQAAGSSSTSHMNQLQFQTPQYFNSHEFPASAAFSMKKEQPSHDFNVLRHYTEIPQWLMTCQPFVGAGPGPPSSPAGFSSSVFQATRLDQEYTQSHQDLTSTDFHDNPNPNFGAVSPHISATALLQKAAELGATMSNKASASVSASSPAHSTGPAAILMRQSPHQTHVSVTTDSAAAAGSKQIDQFGLNLSAREFELTNSTGLINTLGNSYGNKVAAATVPSFSFANAAGFEGSTFVDAFGGFGTLNSKKDNDFNGTTLSETTSGINEDIMTKDFLGLRPLSHNDIFNIAGLVNTTSSSEHDQFQNHKTWQS, from the exons ATGATGAATATTCATCAAAAGCAACAACATGTTCATATAGTAGAGGAAAACATGTCCAATTTAACTTCTGCATCTGGTGAAGCAAGTATATCAGCTTCTTCCAACATGAATGATACTACTACTGGAGGCATTTTCATTCCCCAGAATCAAAATCCACACCACCAACAACAAATCAAGAAAAAGAGAAACCAAGCAGGCAATCCAG ATCCTGAAGCAGAAGTGATAGCTTTGTCACCCAAGACACTACTGGCAACCAATAGATTCTTTTGTGAAATCTGCAACAAAGGTTTTAAAAGAGATCAGAATCTGCAACTCCATAGAAGAGGGCACAATTTGCCGTGGAAGCTAAAGCAAAGAACAAATAAGGAAGTGATTAGAAAGAAGGTTTATGTTTGTCCAGAGCGCAGCTGTGTGCACCATGACGCATCTAGGGCATTAGGTGACTTAACTGGAATCAAGAAACACTTTAGCAGAAAGCATGGTGAGAAGAAGTGGAAATGTGAGAAATGTTCAAAGCGTTATGCAGTTCAATCTGACTGCAAAGCTCACTCCAAAACCTGTGGCACTAGAGAATACAGATGTGAATGTGGTACCCTTTTTTCAAG ACGGGATAGTTTCATCACACACAGAGCTTTCTGCGATACTTTAGCAGTGGAGAGTGCAAGATCAGCAATAACTGGAGGAAATCCAATAATTAGTTTCCCATCCCAAGCAGCTGGTAGTAGTTCAACATCTCATATGAATCAGCTCCAGTTTCAAACACCTCAGTATTTTAACAGCCATGAATTCCCAGCTTCTGCGGCATTTTCCATGAAAAAGGAGCAGCCAAGTCATGATTTCAATGTTCTAAGACATTATACTGAGATTCCTCAATGGCTAATGACATGCCAACCATTTGTTGGAGCTGGTCCTGGCCCACCCTCATCACCTGCTGGCTTTAGCTCATCAGTATTCCAAGCCACTAGGTTAGATCAAGAATACACGCAGAGCCACCAAGATTTAACGTCAACTGATTTCCATGACAACCCAAACCCTAATTTTGGAG CGGTCTCCCCACACATTTCTGCGACTGCATTGCTGCAGAAAGCAGCTGAGTTGGGTGCTACAATGAGTAACAAAGCAAGTGCATCTGTCTCTGCATCATCTCCTGCACACAGTACAGGCCCAGCTGCCATTCTGATGAGACAATCACCCCACCAAACTCACGTGTCTGTTACTACTGATTCTGCAGCAGCTGCAGGTAGCAAACAAATTGATCAGTTTGGACTCAATTTGTCCGCACGTGAATTTGAGCTGACAAATAGTACTGGCCTTATCAATACCTTAGGCAATTCATACGGGAATAAAGTTGCTGCAGCTACAGTACCATCTTTTTCTTTTGCTAATGCTGCTGGTTTTGAAGGGTCAACGTTTGTAGATGCATTTGGTGGCTTTGGTACTTTGAATTCAAAGAAAGATAATGACTTCAACGGAACTACACTCTCAGAAACAACCAGTGGCATTAATGAGGATATTATGACCAAGGATTTCTTGGGTTTAAGACCTCTCTCTCACAACGATATTTTTAATATAGCTGGTCTAGTTAATACTACTTCTAGTAGTGAACATGATCagtttcaaaatcataaaacatGGCAAAGTTAG
- the LOC138894756 gene encoding uncharacterized protein: MTDYEARLSELSRHALMILPTNAERVREVEMGDFVRASYGDSSEDRGCWSAEPRACDEGEAVSIFWRVQWCPDWGQRDPGYIKRYCPKLRVKAVHQSHQPMITAPAAAPAVWTPRGGGQVGRGRPSGGGQTGGGQSGDAPARFYDFPAIPDVVASDAMITGIISICGRDASILFDPGSTYSYVSSLFSHFMGVPREPLGDPVYVSTPVSDSVVVDRIYWSYIVTYCGYETRADLLLLDMTDFEVVLGMDWLSLYHAILDCHAKTIFLVMPELPRL, translated from the exons ATGactgactatgaggcgagattatctgagttgtctcgccatgcacttatgatacttcctaccaatGCAGAGAGAGTCCGAGAAGTTGAGATGGGGGACTTCGTACGAGctagttatggagatagctcggaggatcgagggtgttggTCAGCAGAGCCGAGAGCATGCGACGAGGGAGAAGCGGtttcgatattctggagagttcagtggtgccccgaCTGGGGGCAAAG GGATCCTGGCTACATAAAGAGGTATTGTCCCAAACTTCGGGTCAAGGCAGTACACCAAagtcatcagcctatgattacagcaccagctgccgcaCCAGCCGTCTGgacgcccagaggcggagggcaggtgggtaggggccgtcctagtgGTGGAGGCCAgacaggtggaggccagtcaggtgatGCTCCAGCCAGGTTCTATGATTTTCCGGCCAtaccagatgtagtggcctcagatgccatgatcacaggtattatttctatctgcggtagggatgcttcgatactatttgatccagggtctacatattcatatgtttcatctctgttttctCATTTTATGGGTGTTCCTCGTGAGCCCTTGGGTgatcctgtttatgtgtccactccagtgagcgattctgttgttgtagaTCGGATCTACTGGTCCTACATTGTTACTtactgtggttatgagaccagagcggatctcctgttgcttgatatgaccgactttgaggtcgtcctaggcatggattggttgtctctatatcacgccatccttgattgccatgccaagactattttCTTGGTGATGCCGGAGTTGCCTAGATTatag